In a genomic window of Oreochromis aureus strain Israel breed Guangdong linkage group 13, ZZ_aureus, whole genome shotgun sequence:
- the got1 gene encoding aspartate aminotransferase, cytoplasmic isoform X1 encodes MSQFFWVPEVPQAAPVAVFKLTQDFNNDQFPNKVNLGVGAYRTDEGQPWVLPVVKKVEKIIVHDDRLNHEYLPILGLPEFRSSASKIVLGDNSPAILENRVGAVQCLGGTGALKIGAEFLRRFYNGSNNTKTPIYVSAPTWENHNAVFSSAGFEDVRPYRYWDAEKRGLDLAGFLGDLESCPEHSVFVLHACAHNPTGTDPTQEQWKQIAEVMMRRKLFAFFDSAYQGFASGSLEKDAWAVRYFVSSGFEMFCAQSFSKNFGLYNERVGNLTVVARDADNLKRVLSQMEKVVRITWSNPPSQGARIVTITLTSPELFSEWQENVKTMANRVLLMRSQLKAKLQALGTPGTWDHITDQIGMFSFTGLNPKQVEYLVKEKHIYLMASGRINMCGLTTKNIDYVAESIHEAVTKVQ; translated from the exons TCCCCCAGGCTGCCCCTGTTGCTGTCTTCAAGCTGACGCAGGATTTCAATAACGACCAGTTTCCAAATAAGGTGAACCTCGGAGTAGGAG CCTATCGGACAGATGAAGGCCAGCCCTGGGTTTTGCCGGTGGTGAAAAAAGTGGAGAAGATCATTGTGCATGATGACAGGCTAAACCACGAGTACCTGCCCATCCTGGGCCTGCCTGAGTTCAGATCCTCAGCCTCCAAAATAGTACTGGGAGACAACAGCCCTGCCATcctggaaaacagg GTCGGGGCTGTCCAGTGTCTGGGTGGTACGGGCGCTTTGAAGATAGGCGCAGAGTTTCTAAGGCGGTTCTAcaatgggagcaacaacaccaaaaCCCCCATCTATGTGTCTGCACCTACCTGGG AAAATCACAATGCTGTGTTCAGCAGCGCTGGCTTCGAGGATGTGCGTCCGTACAGGTACTGGGACGCGGAGAAAAGAGGCCTTGATTTGGCTGGCTTCCTTGGTGACTTGGAA AGTTGTCCAGAGCACTCAGTCTTTGTCCTGCATGCTTGTGCCCATAATCCGACAGGCACAGACCCCACGCAGGAGCAGTGGAAGCAAATCGCTGAAGTTATGATG AGGAGGAAGCTGTTTGCGTTCTTTGACTCGGCTTATCAGGGATTCGCCTCAGGTAGTCTGGAGAAAGATGCCTGGGCGGTGCGCTACTTTGTTTCCTCGGGCTTTGAAATGTTCTGTGCCCAGTCGTTCTCCAAGAACTTCGGACTCTATA ACGAGCGTGTGGGCAACCTGACCGTTGTGGCTCGCGATGCAGATAACCTGAAGCGAGTTCTCTCCCAGATGGAGAAGGTTGTCAGGATCACCTGGTCCAACCCACCGTCTCAGGGAGCTCGCATTGTCACCATCACTCTTACCTCACCTGAGCTTTTTAGTGAATG GCAAGAGAATGTGAAGACCATGGCTAACAGGGTCTTGCTGATGAGGTCTCAGCTGAAAGCTAAGCTCCAAGCTTTGGGGACACCAGGGACCTGGGACCACATCACAGACCAGATTGGCATGTTTAGCTTCACAGGCCTCAACC CCAAACAAGTGGAATATTTGGTGAAGGAGAAACATATCTACTTAATGGCGAGCGGTCGCATCAACATGTGCGGTTTAACCACCAAGAACATCGACTACGTGGCCGAGTCCATCCACGAGGCCGTCACCAAGGTCCAGTAG
- the got1 gene encoding aspartate aminotransferase, cytoplasmic isoform X2, giving the protein MSLFSEVPQAAPVAVFKLTQDFNNDQFPNKVNLGVGAYRTDEGQPWVLPVVKKVEKIIVHDDRLNHEYLPILGLPEFRSSASKIVLGDNSPAILENRVGAVQCLGGTGALKIGAEFLRRFYNGSNNTKTPIYVSAPTWENHNAVFSSAGFEDVRPYRYWDAEKRGLDLAGFLGDLESCPEHSVFVLHACAHNPTGTDPTQEQWKQIAEVMMRRKLFAFFDSAYQGFASGSLEKDAWAVRYFVSSGFEMFCAQSFSKNFGLYNERVGNLTVVARDADNLKRVLSQMEKVVRITWSNPPSQGARIVTITLTSPELFSEWQENVKTMANRVLLMRSQLKAKLQALGTPGTWDHITDQIGMFSFTGLNPKQVEYLVKEKHIYLMASGRINMCGLTTKNIDYVAESIHEAVTKVQ; this is encoded by the exons atgtcgcTCTTTTCTGAAGTCCCCCAGGCTGCCCCTGTTGCTGTCTTCAAGCTGACGCAGGATTTCAATAACGACCAGTTTCCAAATAAGGTGAACCTCGGAGTAGGAG CCTATCGGACAGATGAAGGCCAGCCCTGGGTTTTGCCGGTGGTGAAAAAAGTGGAGAAGATCATTGTGCATGATGACAGGCTAAACCACGAGTACCTGCCCATCCTGGGCCTGCCTGAGTTCAGATCCTCAGCCTCCAAAATAGTACTGGGAGACAACAGCCCTGCCATcctggaaaacagg GTCGGGGCTGTCCAGTGTCTGGGTGGTACGGGCGCTTTGAAGATAGGCGCAGAGTTTCTAAGGCGGTTCTAcaatgggagcaacaacaccaaaaCCCCCATCTATGTGTCTGCACCTACCTGGG AAAATCACAATGCTGTGTTCAGCAGCGCTGGCTTCGAGGATGTGCGTCCGTACAGGTACTGGGACGCGGAGAAAAGAGGCCTTGATTTGGCTGGCTTCCTTGGTGACTTGGAA AGTTGTCCAGAGCACTCAGTCTTTGTCCTGCATGCTTGTGCCCATAATCCGACAGGCACAGACCCCACGCAGGAGCAGTGGAAGCAAATCGCTGAAGTTATGATG AGGAGGAAGCTGTTTGCGTTCTTTGACTCGGCTTATCAGGGATTCGCCTCAGGTAGTCTGGAGAAAGATGCCTGGGCGGTGCGCTACTTTGTTTCCTCGGGCTTTGAAATGTTCTGTGCCCAGTCGTTCTCCAAGAACTTCGGACTCTATA ACGAGCGTGTGGGCAACCTGACCGTTGTGGCTCGCGATGCAGATAACCTGAAGCGAGTTCTCTCCCAGATGGAGAAGGTTGTCAGGATCACCTGGTCCAACCCACCGTCTCAGGGAGCTCGCATTGTCACCATCACTCTTACCTCACCTGAGCTTTTTAGTGAATG GCAAGAGAATGTGAAGACCATGGCTAACAGGGTCTTGCTGATGAGGTCTCAGCTGAAAGCTAAGCTCCAAGCTTTGGGGACACCAGGGACCTGGGACCACATCACAGACCAGATTGGCATGTTTAGCTTCACAGGCCTCAACC CCAAACAAGTGGAATATTTGGTGAAGGAGAAACATATCTACTTAATGGCGAGCGGTCGCATCAACATGTGCGGTTTAACCACCAAGAACATCGACTACGTGGCCGAGTCCATCCACGAGGCCGTCACCAAGGTCCAGTAG